A region of the Electrophorus electricus isolate fEleEle1 chromosome 7, fEleEle1.pri, whole genome shotgun sequence genome:
TGTCCCAAGAATTAAACTCAGTGCACTGCTGTCTGCTGTTGCAAGTCATCTTTCCTTCGTTTtattctctacctctctctctctctctctctctctctctctctctctctctctcacacacacacacacacacacacacactttctctcaccccTGCAGATGGACAGGGCTTCTGAGTTGCAGCATTGCTCAATCAGCTGGTTGCAGCTCTCCACCAAGCTCTCCAGCTGGGCCTTATCACACGAGACTCCAAGAAACCGTGCTAGCTGCTCCACCAGGGTGCCCAGGTCCTGCCgagaggaaagacagacagacagagagaaaggggggggggggggtgaggaggGTAAAAGGCTCACACAAGCACTTTGCTTAGTTAACTACTCTTTTTTTGCTCTAATTGtcatatttgtattatttgtattgtttctaTCTAAACTTCATGTtgccaaagctgccaaactgtcatctgtcttgctTCTACTGGACCtttcggcagcctttgacacagtgaatcacaacattctcctctgtgttctctccagccttggtgtgactggctctgcatggaaatggtttcagtcctacctagagggacggtcctatcaggtaacacaGAAAGGATCCACATCCGATCCATGTAGACTCTTTGGTGTCCTGCAGGGCTGCTTgcagcctgggcataactttggagaaccagttgttgttttcaacccatgtttcaaatctgacacGGTCTTTcagatttctcttttgtaacatacgaaTGATTTGGCCCTTtgttggtcttcctctaagagccatcagacctcaacaacttgtccagaattcAGGAGCACGACTGGTCtgcaatcttccaaagttcacacgtcactccaatGCTGCACTCCCTTTACTggtttccagtagctgcacgatttaaaaccttgatgcttgcctacaaagccagaTATGGAGCAGCCCCTGcatacatgatgtcagtggttaatgcccgatctgtaccttgagtactttgaacctcaagtgcGGCTTGACTTCAAGTCTcgtggaagacaagcatcaagactattctctgtcctggcttccAGATGGTGGACTGAACGTGCTCTGGCTgttcagacagcagagtcccttgctgtcttcaaactcagactgaagacccatctatttgtggaatatttaaattaccACTGATCTTGCTCCTCTGTTGAcgaactgaaactctagtacttattataGGTTATTGTTTAGTGCTTATATATGTTTCACCCTTCTATGCATCAGCGTTGATCCCTACATTTCAACAGTATCCTAGTTCACTGGCATCTTaaactctaacctgctgtactggttaggatacattctatgagtaaatgtaaggagctctggataagagtgtctgcaaaatgtaaatgcaaatgtcaatgtaaatataaatgttctctacttaatatttaaatggaaTTGAAGAGGCCTCTTTAGCCCATGCCATACAACCAGAAACCAGATCCAGATTCATTAGCATATAAGTGGTCCTTCTAACAGTTAATACCTTACGTGAAGTATTTTTATAAGACAACTgtgcactatatatatactgcACGTatactgaaaaatgtcaaatgtttgtgAAACCTAAAACCTTTCAGAACTGTCTCGGGTCCTCCTGGGAATGATAATAGCCCCATTCTATCAAAACTCTTATTATCTTTCACCCAGAATATGCAGAATATAATTAGAACCCTTTAAACTATGTAGAAtttgtatacagtatacatgCCCTtacagctgtctgtgtgtgtgtgtgtgtgtgtgtgtgtgtgtgtgtgtgtgtgtgtgtgtgtgtgtgtgtgtgtgtgtgtgtgtgtctgtgtgtgtgtgtactaaagGAGTTGTTTTAGTACCTTATACATGTCCTCATATttgagaaacaggacatttgaATCCATGCGGTGCTCCCAGAACTCCTGCACATGCTCAAACCAGGAGCCGTATCCTACTGCAGGGATGCATCATCAAGGTaacagcacacagacaggcaaAAGAAGAGAGAGCTCAGTCAGTGTGGCATTCCTAACTCCTTTCTCTAAATTGTATtagttttatagttttatttttagccCGGCACTTTCACACACTTAGCTCACTCACACTTTTCGTTCATAAAGCGCCGGCAGAACTCCTGGAAGGTTCCGCGGTAGCTCATGGTTCTTAAGGAGCGGTGGAACTGGTAGTAGGACACAACCAGGTCTTTAGGATTCCTGGCCATGTAGATCACCTGGAGGACATGTGCCCATATACACAGAGGGTGCCCACATACATAAATGGTCCTGTGTTTACCACCTAAAAGCTTATGAAGCTCTGTTAGCTGTTGTTATGCCCTGTATCGGCGTGAACAGCATGTGCTGGGGCTCGTGTTGTTATGTCCTGTATCGGCGGGAACAGCATGTGCTGGGGCTCGTGTTGTTATGTCCTGTATCGGCGTGAACAGCATGTGCTGGGGCTCGTGTTGTTATGTCCTGTATCGGTGTGAACAGCATGTGCTGGGGCTCGTGTTGTTATGTCCTGTATCGGCGTGAACAGCATGTGCTGGGGCTCGTGTTGTTATGTCCTGTATCGGCGTGAACAGCATGTGCTGGGGTTCGTGTTGTTATTTCCTGTATCGGCGTGAACAGCATGTGCTGGGGCTCGTGTTGTTATGTCCTGTATCGGCGTGAACAGCATGTGCTGGGGCTCGTGTTGTTATGTCCTGTATCGGCGTGAACAGCATGTGCTGGGGTTCGTGTTGTTATGTCCTGTATCGGCGTGAACAGCATGTGCTGGGGCTCGTGTTGTTATGTCCTGTATCGGCGTGAACAGCATGTGCTGGGGCTCGTGTTGTTATGTCCTGTATCGGCGTGAACAGCATGTGCTGGGGCTCGTGTTGTTATGTCCTGTATCGGCGTGAACAGCATGTGCTGGGGCTCGTGTTGTTATGTCCTGTATCGGCGTGAACAGCATGTGCTGGGACTCACCTTGCCCTCTCCATTATGCATGGCTGTGGGGAGAAAGCGGTACGGCAGGTGACTTTTGATCAGGCGAGGTGATGTCAGCTCCTGTGACATCAAGCAAAAAGCCAAACCATCAGTTCAGCACAGTTCAGCACAGTTCAACACAGTTCAGCAGGGATCAACACAATTCACCACAGTTTAGCACAGTTCAACACAGTTCAGCAGAGATCAACACAGTTCAACAGGGATCAACACAGTTCAGCACAGTTTAACACAGTTCAGTAGAGATCAACACAGTTCAGAAGAGAGCAACACAGTTCAACACAGTTTAGCACATTTCAACACAGTTCAGCAAAGTTCAACAGAGTTCAAAACAGTTAAACAGGGTTCAGCAGAGTTCAACAGTCAGATTGCACAAGGGCAAAGCTAGTTTACTGTCAGCCAACTGATACTCTGGTGAAAGGAAGGAGTTATTTTAACTGTTATTTTAACTTTGATTGTTTTGTTCCCTAAATTAAAAGTTTCAGTGTTCaatttcattgtttgtgtgtgtgtgtgtgtgtgtatgtgtgtgtgtgtgtgtgcgtgcgtgtgcatgtgtgatgcgAGtgcatacacaaacctgtataATATCTAAACCAGGTTGAGGATACTCCAACACTGGAAGCTGCTCATCAATATTCATGAGTCCAATCTCATCTGGGTCCGCCCCCTGGCTTACAAGATACACTACCTCCTGCAACAAACTTGTGCCTTTGTGaacaagaaagagaacaaaaccaTATATTAGCTATGCTTCTTTCTGGTGTCCATGTTAAAAGGCACATGTACAGGGTCCACATGGAGACCAGCATTGCCTTCTATGTACACACTGCTGTACACCAGAAAACactaaaattacttttaatggAATTTAAATCATGACATTGAACACAAAGCGAGAGCTTGTGAAGACAGAGCCTTTCATAGCACTCAGAAGAGCAATTCCAAGGCAAAGGTACCAATGCTCACCGGGGGTTTAAAAAGGGAATGGATTTACACGCAGATCATGGCGGGAACATGGAAGGGAAAAACGTGTAATATCAGAGAAAAAATAGTAGGATCTTATAGGATCTTAATTTGCACTTACTTGGGtggtggtagctcaatggttaaggtacttgagtagTAGTCAGAAGGtggctggttcaagccctactgCTGCTAAgttgctgggcccctgagcaggacccttaaccctcaattggccaagttatactcagtaataattgtaagtcacttatAGTCAGCTAGATGCTGTACCTCATTTAATTCAGACTCTGTGTATCACACCAGAAGTGCCcacaataattatttatattgattataaaTACGTGTCAGAATATACTGTATTGTGCTTATAGGCACATGTGTAAGTGTTTGAGTGCAGATACaggagtggaagagagaaaatgagagtgaTATCTGCCTAGGCTCATAGACTTATCAGTGACCTGTGACCTTTGCTCTTTAACCATCATGTAGCATAAACAGCATTATTTCTACATGTACTAAAAATCACCCACATGGTCCACAGAAGCTCACAGATGTGGACACCAGCGACAGATGAACTCTGAAGGTATCACATGCAGTGCATTCCTAGAACAGTCAgtcctttttgttgtttacttaATAACGATCTTCCATGAAATTACTTCGTGTTCTATGGCTTTACCGAGAAGTCTATTTCACAGGGGCTGCATGAAATGTGGACGTGCAATCGCAGCATTCCTACAGTGCCAGGGTGGCTCCAGAGCAAAGATCTGCACACCCATGTAGTTATGCACAGGGctcttgtaaatgtttgtgtgcaagcGTCAGGAGAGGGTTTGATGTTTTCGCTTTCCTTGGCCACACCCTCTGTGTATAGTCACCCTGTTTTAGCAGGACTCATACAAGCGCAAACGGTGCAACGT
Encoded here:
- the sult4a1 gene encoding sulfotransferase 4A1 codes for the protein MAESEVDTPSTPIEYESKYFEHHGVRLPPFCRGKMDEIANFSLRSSDIWIVTYPKSGTSLLQEVVYLVSQGADPDEIGLMNIDEQLPVLEYPQPGLDIIQELTSPRLIKSHLPYRFLPTAMHNGEGKVIYMARNPKDLVVSYYQFHRSLRTMSYRGTFQEFCRRFMNEKLGYGSWFEHVQEFWEHRMDSNVLFLKYEDMYKDLGTLVEQLARFLGVSCDKAQLESLVESCNQLIEQCCNSEALSICRGRVGLWKDIFTVSMNDKFDAVYRQKMGKSDLTFDFSL